In Drosophila santomea strain STO CAGO 1482 chromosome 2L, Prin_Dsan_1.1, whole genome shotgun sequence, a single window of DNA contains:
- the LOC120456617 gene encoding centrosomal protein of 97 kDa yields the protein MSGDESGEEKHILNLSKQKLKKVPKQDDAHSIRQLILDENELQKIDNIDSYLKIETLSLARNQLLRMYGVCRLHCLRELNLSFNGILSIEGLKECIHLRVLNVEGNNIKTIEHLNTNVNLECLNLAENSIGSISDMSYLRNLKELYLHGNRLTHLRQCDKCLPTSLETLTLAKNSINDLNEICTLSHLSNLLSISIADNPCVTMTNSLDGFDYRPFVLNWCMSLKYIDGFVVDPIESLKAEWLYSQGRGRQFRVGEQSGLAKYLSSVCPLVGKALENENDRKLRLILSKAQHHQRQLQEEIMDNANSSASTSPSSHRKKPTSRIQSPRFSRLSGRQGSPESMVNSYHGNSSNNSIVSDNGSSNHSLQMSISLIENIKNDGEGFTLAGSGMSSSVTTKTYNSTESTPRNITPNPYNDQTFISQTPSGGPLAAASKMVPVPETLMSPDVCPAAVAQRVTVSALNPQLHKTKVNKNKDNKLNLPRVRSPQLKRNQSPTSSPRRMATKGSGDKMQLQEKLQQSGTLADSGGFSTDDDGEQINIEKLKAIRKMAAQKQQQMHQEQLKQQVDNNLNCQDRLIEHVTESSAVTIQKMWRGYHTRKKTNKDIAERLQRRRTQEYIEQLGKDMLLTKAQLENERKIQQLQMQAINALWKKVSTMEVDPKGIPATAEQGEDSNGGGSGHLSLDQNSAAVVNDLAKRCTMLTDQVQMLQSSIGTIVNCLTMVCNLPQDAIKKQAEIIDCSSTQTDLIAVHTPQIEDLTNFPFTKTRPSTLALESKHEALACPKIDELNDVDLKESNESAHLDREP from the exons ATGAGTG GCGACGAAAGTGGCGAGGAGAAGCACATCCTGAACTTGTCCAAGCAGAAGCTGAAGAAGGTGCCCAAACAGGACGATGCGCACAGCATCCGGCAGCTCATCCTGGATGAGAACGAGCTGCAGAAGATCGACAACATAGACTCGTACCTTAAAATTGAAACG CTCTCCTTGGCTAGGAATCAATTGCTGCGAATGTATGGCGTCTGCCGGCTGCACTGCCTCCGTGAACTGAACCTGTCCTTCAACGGCATACTCTCTATCGAGGGTCTGAAGGAGTGCATCCACTTACGCGTACTGAATGTGGAGGGGAATAACATCAAGACCATCGAGCATTTGAACACGAATGTTAATCTGGAGTGCCTAAATCTGGCAGAGAATAGCATTGGCAGCATTTCGGATATGTCCTATTTGCGCAATCTCAAGGAGCTATATTTGCACGGAAATCGCTTGACGCATCTGAGGCAGTGCGACAAGTGTTTGCCCACCTCCTTGGAAACCCTTACTTTGGCCAAGAATAGCATTAACGATCTCAACGAGATCTGTACGCTGTCTCATCTGAGCAACTTGCTGAGTATTTCCATTGCGGATAATCCCTGTGTGACCATGACCAACAGTTTGGA tgGCTTTGACTACCGACCTTTTGTTTTGAACTGGTGCATGAGCCTCAAGTACATCGATGGCTTTGTGGTCGATCCTATTGAGAGTCTTAAGGCGGAATGGCTGTATAGCCAGGGACGTGGTCGCCAATTCCGTGTGGGCGAGCAGTCTGGCTTGGCAAAATACCTGAGTTCTGTGTGCCCGCTGGTGGGCAAGGCgctggaaaatgaaaacgataGGAAGCTCCGCTTGATTCTCAGCAAGGCGCAACACCATCAGCGGCAGCTGCAGGAAGAGATCATGGATAACGCAAATAGTTCTGCTAGCACCTCGCCCTCATCCCATCGCAAAAAGCCCACGAGTCGCATTCAGTCGCCGAGAT TCTCCCGCTTGAGTGGCCGCCAGGGATCACCGGAGTCCATGGTCAATAGCTATCACGGGAACAGCAGTAATAATAGCATTGTTAGCGACAATGGATCTTCGAATCATTCGCTGCAAATGAGCATTTCGCTGATTGAGAACATTAAGAACGATGGCGAAGGCTTTACGTTAGCCGGCAGCGGTATGTCCAGCAGCGTGACAACCAAGACATACAATTCCACGGAGTCCACGCCACGAAATATAACACCCAATCCCTACAATG ATCAAACGTTCATCAGTCAAACTCCATCTGGGGGTCCATTGGCGGCTGCCTCGAAAATGGTCCCAGTGCCAGAGACTCTGATGAGTCCGGATGTCTGTCCCGCCGCTGTGGCCCAAAGAGTTACGGTTAGCGCTCTAAACCCTCAGCTGCACAAGACCAAggtcaacaaaaataaag ACAACAAACTTAACTTGCCGAGAGTGCGAAGTCCACAGCTAAAGAGGAACCAAAGTCCCACGAGCAGTCCACGAAGGATGGCAACCAAAGGCAGCGGAGACAAAATGCAGCTACAGGAGAAACTGCAGCAATCGGGAACATTGGCCGATAGCGGCGGCTTCAGCACTGACGACGACGGCGAGCAGATCAACATCGAGAAACTAAAGGCAATCAGAAAGATGGCCGctcaaaagcagcagcagatgcatCAGGAGCAGCTGAAGCAGCAGGTGGACAACAACCTGAACTGCCAGGATCGGTTGATCGAACACGTCACGGAGTCCTCAGCCGTTACCATCCAAAAGATGTGGCGAGGCTATCACACACGCAAGAAGACTAACAAGGACATTGCCGAACGTTTGCAACGACGACGCACGCAGGAGTATATTGA GCAACTCGGCAAAGATATGCTACTTACGAAGGCCCAGCTCGAGAACGAGCGAAAGATTCAGCAGCTGCAAATGCAGGCCATCAATGCGCTGTGGAAAAAGGTGTCCACCATGGAGGTGGATCCCAAGGGAATACCTGCTACTGCGGAACAGGGGGAGGACTCGAATGGCGGAGGGTCTGGCCACCTGAGTCTCGATCAAAATTCAGCCGCCGTGGTAAATGATTTGGCAAAAAGATGCACCATGCTCACCGATCAGGTTCAAATGCTGCAAAGCTCGATTGGAACCATTGTCAACTGCCTCACCATGGTGTGCAATCTGCCACAGGATGCTATTAAGAAACAGGCCGAGATCATTGATTGCAGCTCCACTCAGACGGACCTTATTGCTGTACACACACCTCAAATCGAGGACCTCACCAACTTTCCCTTCACCAAAACAAGGCCCTCAACCTTGGCCCTGGAATCCAAGCATGAAGCTTTGGCTTGCCCCAAAATCGATGAACTGAATGATGTCGACCTGAAGGAGAGCAATGAATCTGCTCATCTCGATAGAGAACCATAA
- the LOC120456627 gene encoding probable RNA-binding protein EIF1AD has translation MHRSHPSISRRKHLMKEMMEDDYALPTEAQQIARVISSRGNNLHEVETVEESFLVSMPNKFRKSMWVKRGDYLLVEPIEEGDKVKAEICKILTPEHIKEYTKAGIWPDKFTKKPVPEEGTSQSKDDSDFEDDLLPNTNRPVNRDSSDEEEDEETSSEED, from the exons ATGCACCGATCCCACCCGAGTATCAGTCGTCGCAAGCACCTCATGAAGGAGATGATGGAGGACGACTACGCCCTGCCCACGGAAGCACAGCAAATCGCACGGGTCATCAGCAGCCGGGGAAACAATCTCCACGAGGTGGAGACCGTGGAGGAGAGCTTCCTGG TTTCGATGCCCAATAAATTTCGTAAAAGCATGTGGGTAAAACGAGGCGACTATCTGCTGGTCGAACCGATTGAAGAGGGCGATAAAGTCAAAGCCGAGATTTGCAAAATACTCACACCCGAACATATAAAGGAGTACACAAAAGCTGGCATTTGGCCGGATAAATTCACTAAGAAACCTGTCCCGGAGGAAGGCACCAGCCAAAGCAAAGACGATTCCGATTTCGAGGATGATCTCCTGCCCAATACCAATCGTCCTGTAAATCGTGATTCCTCCGACGAAGAGGAAGATGAGGAAACATCCAGCGAAGAGGACTAA